TGGGGTAGCCGTTTTCAGAGAGCCACGCCGCCAGACTGTCTGACTCTTCTGCACTGAGTAGGGTAATATCGTATTCCCCTAGGGTAAATCGATCGGCAACGGTGACATTAATGGCACTCTGGTTGTCCGCCGCTTGTTTGGCTTTGTTGGCTTGACCGAGTAAGGAAGGGAGCGAAACTGCGGCTAAAATTCCCACAATTAGAAGAACAACGCATAATTCTACTACCATTTTCATCCCCCCTAGCCTTGACAAAAACCATAGATACAATCCCCCGGCAACAATCCAAAATCCACCCAAAAGATAAGCATTTCGTTCCCGCTGCCAAAGTTTGCCAGCATCATCGTAGTACTGAACGAGGCGAGGAGCGGTAAACGCATCCAAACCCTCAACTAACTCGTTGCTGCCAATGCGAATTTGCTCTCGTTTGGGGATGACGGGAATGGGAACGATGCGCGCAAAATCTTTGACTTTCCCTTGATAGTCGTTTGCCATGACGAAGGTACTGCGATCGCCGTCTCTGGCAATAATCACCTTGGAAGACGCATTGTGAAGGGACGCTTCTACCTTGGCGACAAAAAATCCACAGAACGCCCAAGCTGGTGCGGCACAGAACCAGACTAGGATAAAGGTGCAAAGTCCAATAAGTAACGTTTTTACGCGATCGCACCGGAGGTGCGGCCCTGCGGGATCGCGCTCAAGCCTCTTAATCATCTCCCAAGACCCCGAAATTTGAGGCTTCGATCCTAACCTGATCTATTCGTATCGCCAAGCAAAATCTGCGGGTTGTCAATCTCCTTTCTTCGCAAAAAAAAAGGGGGATCGACTCGATCCCTCCCTCGTTCGTTCGTTGTGGAGCTAGTTTCTTAGGAGCAGATAGTACAAATCTCCCGTCCAGCCGACAATTCCCGCTCTTGCCCCAGCCACGGGCCCCGTTCCTAAAAACAGATCGACACGCCCCGGTGTTTTAATCGCGCTGCCTGTATCTTGATCTAAGACGAAGCGGCTGACGGTTGGCGTGTCCATTCCCCCATTTTGATTGGGGTAAGGAATGCGGGTGTGAACGAGAGCGAGTGCGCCGGGGGGCATCATGGCTTTATCTGTCGCGATCGAGCGATCTGCGGTTACTGGAACATTTAAACTCCCTGTGGCGGGTGCGCCGTGGGTTTCCTGGAAGAAGATAAAGCGATGGTTGCGCGGTAAGAAGACATCAAGGTCTTGGGGAACGCGCTTGAAATAATCGATCATGACAGGGAGGGTTAAACCATCTAGGGGCAATCGTCCCTCTTTTGCCATTTCTCTACCGATACTGACGTAGGAATAGTCCGTATGTCCGGCGTAGCCAACGGTCATTTCGCTGCCATCGGTTAGGGTGAGTCGTGCAGACCCTTGAATGTGGACGAGATAGGCTTCAAGGCGATCTCGCAACCACACGAGTTCGTACCCATTTAGAGGACTCCGGCTTCCAGTTCCGTCCGTGCCTTCGAGTTGGGCGCGGGTGGGATGGGGTGCTGTCCAAGCATTCAAGTTTGAGGGTTTGCGATAGAGGGGATAGCGATATTCCTCCGTGCGCACCCGACTGGCGGCGTAAATGGGTTCGTAGTACCCCGTAAAGAAGACAGTCCCATCATCCCGTCCGACGGATTTGTATAGGGTGAATTCCCGTTTGACTGCGGCTTGCAGTTGTTCGGGCGATCGCGAATTGAGAACCAATTGGCGAAAACGAATCAGGGAACGACGCACGCGATCGCGCGTTACGCCTCGAACGGGATAATTGCGATAGGCATCTCTCGCACTCTGGGTATTCAAATAGCGCAAGCTATGATCGATCGACTGCAAAAGCGCCTGTTTGTCACCCGATTGCCCCAAACGCCCGTAAAAGAGTTGTTCGTCCAATCCCACAGACGAGCTTTGGGTGCTAGCCGCTACAGAACGCAGAGGGGTTTGTGCGGGAACCGCCAGGGTGGGAACCGATATCGTCAATCCCAGTCCCAAACAAAATAATGCAATGGTTTTTTTCATACTGAATTCAAAAGACAAAAGACTGCACCTAAAAGCGTTCCACGCTACCCGAAAAGAGGGGTTCGACGCGAATAGCGGCAACGTTGCTAGGGCGAATGACCATGTACTCGCCTTGAATATTCTTAATCGGTACACTGATGAAATTATTGTCGTTTGCTTTTGGCATTAGTTCCCCGCTATACCATTTTTGGAATTCTTGAATGGTGGGAAAACGAACTTCTTCGCGGTGTCCGCTCGTTAGCATGATATATACGGCGTACTCGTCTGGCGTTCTGGGCATAAAAATTCTCCTCAATTCCTTGAGATTGTAAGTGCAAACGTTAAAAGAATACCCCAATCACAGTTAAGGTACTCCATATAGGGGGATTAAGAAAATAGTTTAAACCGCTTGAGCAGCGTTTCTAGCAAATTGGGTAAGGTTTGGCGCAATTCGGTTGCGGTTTTGAAAGAAAGCTGTTGGTGCGTGGCGAGGTCAAAGGGCAGTTGCCCGGAGAGGCGTTCCATCTGCGCGAGCAAAATTTGCCCAGAACGCTTGTTTTGCAGCGCATAACCCATTTCAATGCAAACATTGGAACTCAGAAGCAAGCGATTATCGCCAATGGTGGCTACGGGGGTTCCATCGGCAATGAAGAGTAAACTTTTGCGAATTTGCCGTAGTTGCGTGCTGCTCAGGCGCAAGGGGTCATTACTGGGGCGTTGGGCGCGGATGAGGGTGAGGGGTAAGCGCGATCGCGCGTTGATCTCTGCAATCGCCTCCTCTAAAACCTCTGCGAGTAATTCGCTCGATTCGCGGTACTCGGTTTGATGGCTCAAAAAGATCGTCGGTTCCTGGAATGTGGCGAGATCCTGCTTGGTGAAGTAAATTTCGTGGGAGATCAGATCGACGTTCGAGACGGCATACCCGCCACTTCCTTCAATGTAAAATTCTACAGCTTCTCCCCCTAAATAGCGCTCAAACCAAGGCGAGGTTTCAACATCTTGGCTGTCATCCAAAAAATCGGCTCGCAACCCCGATTTGAGCAAACTATTTCTGCTCAAGCGCAGATCGTGAGGTCGTTTAACAATGTCGCTGATGGGTTCGTATTGCTCTACATACCAAGCTTTGAGCGCAATGATCGCCATAAGGTTTGCTAATGCGGCTCGGTTTCCCGATGCCCCCCGTGAATGTTCTTTAAGGGAATATTAGCAGTAAGCGCTAATATCCTCACCACATTCATCGGCAAGATAGCACAGCGCCCGGAATCGCAGCATCATTAACTCTTCGTAGAGGGGATTGATTTTGCACATCGGGGGGATGTGGAAGAGCGTGCGACCTAAAACTTTGACATCGCGCTCGAAAGGACATTGGGCGGGAATGAGATAGCACAAATGGCGAGCGAGTTGAGGGTCTTTAACTTTGAGGTTATCGATCCAGTGTCGTAGCGGTCGCAGGAGATCGAACTTTTTCTTCGGTGCGTTTTTAGGAATTGTTGCGTTCTTGGACTCTATTTCAGGATGGGCTAATTCAGAACTAATAACGGTATAACTTGCTACATTCATCATGGCTTAATTCTGTTCCTAAATCGAACAGGCTTGCTTACTTTTGACCTACAATCCTTTGACGGGTTTTTCCGGATTGTTGTTGCCTTAGTTCCACGAAATCGAGTGGCTTTGAATCAGTACCTTCTTATCTTAGCTTCTCTAATCTGAAAAGAATGTGATGTGATTGACATCACGATTTGAGGTGAGTTGCTCGAAAAAATCAGGACTTTCTAGGAGAGGGAATAAAGTTTAGCTATTTAAACAATTCAAGGGTTGTTTTAAAGAGTGGATAAAGCACTTTATCGCTCTTTAAAGATTGGGTAAAATTGCGGGGAAATCCAATCGAGCTTTTATTTATTTTAGATTGCAAGTTTGCGGGCAATTTCTGGAATTTTATCGGATTGACCTGCACCAATTAATGCTCCCGCGATCGCGGCAAGGGCTTTTGCTTTGAGATCGTCATCCCGAATTGTACCCGCCACTTGGATCGCGCGATCGAACTGTCCGCGATTAAGATGAAGCAAAGACTGCGCGACTAAAACCCGATCCCCACCGCACTCTTGATTGAGTGCAAACGCTCGTTGAGCCGTTGCAACCGTTTCCCAACCCTGTTCGATTGGCGCGCATTCAGGTAAGATTTGGTCGATCCGTAAACTCATTTTTTCCGAACTCAACATCGTCGCAGCTCCAAAAAACGTCTATTGCCCATACGAGACTATACGGCGAGTTCGGTGAAATTATGCACGCTTGCCGTCAGGCGCTGATAACTGTTGACTCTTCAGAAACTAAAAATCACGCTCCGTCCCTCAAACCTATGTATGATAGGAGTTTAGCAAGTTTCTCCCTTTCTTTGTCGGCGTGGGTTTGTCCCATCTGCCTACTGCCCTCTGCCCTCTGCCTCGCCGTCAGGCGCTGATAACTGATATGTCTCGCGCCAAAGCCCTCCAATACTACATTCTCAACCGCCTGCTCCTCGCGCCCCTCATGCTCTGGGCGATTACCACCCTCGTCTTCTTGCTCCTGCGAGCAACCCCCGGCGACCCCGCCGATGCCATTCTTGGCAACCGCGCCCCAGAAGCTCAGAAAGAAGCGCTGCGACAGAGTTTAGGACTCTCCAATTCCCTTTGGATACAATACCTCGACTATCTCAAAATGCTCTTGCACCTGGACTTAGGAACCTCCCTCACCAGTCAAGGGCTTCCCGTCCTAGACATCGTGCGACAGCACTTTCCGGCAACCGTCGAACTCACTTTCTTTGGCATGACGGTTGCTCTCCTGATTGGAGTCAGCATAGGCATTTTCTCCGCCTCTCATCCAAACACGGTTTTCGATGCCTTTGGCAGGCTCTTTGGCATCATTACCTACGCCATTCCTCTCTTTTGGATGGGAATGGTTTTTCAGCTTATTTTCTCAGTTCAATTGGGTTGGTTTCCAGGAGGAACGCGATTTCCCATCAACGCCACGCCTCCCCCCACATTTACCGGGTTGTACACCCTCGATAGTCTTTTTAACGGGAACTTCGAGCAATTTACGACAAGCGTGCATCACCTCGCCCTACCCGCATTTTCCTTGGGATTGCTCCTAAGCGGTATTTTCGAGCGAATTGTACGAGTTAACCTCAAACAAACCCTCAAAGCGGATTATGTTGAAGCAGCAAGAGCAAGGGGCATCCCAGAGCGCAAAATTCTCTTTTCCCACGCCCTCAAAAATGCCATGATTCCCGTGATTACAGTCTTGGGTTTGACCTTTGCCGCGCTCTTGGGGGGGGCGGTGCTGACGGAAGTAACTTTTTCTTGGCCCGGTTTGGGTCAGAGGTTGTACGAAGCTATTTCCTTGCGAGATTATCCAACAGTACAAGGGATTATGGTATTTTTTGGCGTAATTGTTGTGACAGTCAGTATTTTGATTGATATTGTCAATGCGTTAATCGATCCTCGAATTCGCTATTAAATTCCCTGTTACGCCTGATGTGAACACCCTGAAACCTTTGCTAGGACAAGGGAATAGGGAATAGGGAATAGGGAATAGTAAAAAGAAATTATCGCAGAGTAAGAGTTTTAGCTCTCACGGGGTGACAACCCGTTGAAAAGACAGTGAGGTTGGGGTTTGAGGGAAAAATGGTAAAAAAAGATCGGTCTTGAAAATGTTAACCAGACCGAGCCAAAAAAATGTTACCTGAATTATACCGTACTCATCTTTCAAAATACCTGAGCCAAGCTCAATTAGTAACAATAGAAATCCTGGTATGGCTCCTGCAAGTCCATAAAGAGGTGAAGATAGAGAGGTTAGCCGCTCATTTTCCCTTACCCATCAAATACGAAAGTCGCCGTCGTCACCTTCAAAGGTTATTCAAATTACCGGCTTTGTCGGTGAAGCTAATTTGGCTCCCAATTATTCAAGGAATCATCGCTCAAAAATATGGGGATTCCCAGAGGATATATATCGTCTTAGATAGAACCCAATGGCAAGATAAAAACTTATTTGTCGTCGGAATAGTCATTGGCAAACGAGCCTTACCGATATATTGGCAGTTCCTCGAAAAAAGAGGGGCGAGTAACTATCAGGAGCAAAAAGCCTTATTAAAACCTGTGTTCAAGCGGCTGAAGAAGTATGAAATAGTCGTCTTAGGAGATAGAGAATTTCACAGCGTCATTCTAGCCCAGTGGCTGAGGAAAAAGAAGGTGTACTTTGTCTTGCGACAAAAAAAGGACACAAATATCAAAATGCCCCGACAAGACTATCAGCAGCTCAGCGCACTGATATCTCCAGGAGAGAGGAGATTTTTCCAGAAGATACCCGTAACGAAAGCCTGGGGATATTCAGAAGTTTCAATGGGAATTTATTGGAAAAGAAAATATCGAGGGATGGGAGGGAAAGAACCTTGGTATCTTTTGACCAATTTGCCCAGTTTAGAAGAAGCCGTCAAGAGTTATAAAAAGCGCATGGGAATAGAAGCGATGTTTAAAGACTGTAAAACCGGGGGATACAACTTAGAGGGGTCAAAAGCTTCCTTTGAGCGCTTAACTCGTTTAGTGTTATTGCTCGCCATTGCTTACACCCTGGCTACATCAATTGGTCAAGCAATTAGACTCAAAGGTCAGGAACAATATATCGGTCGTTGCAGAAAAGTCAAGCAGACTATTACCAAGAATAGTAACTTTTGGATAGGTTTGTATGGGACAAATTGGGTGATTTCCCATGAGTTTCTCAAAGAGGCAGTGGAGGAATTAATGAGACTCACTCCGAATAAGCTCCTTTTTTATCTCCGAGGTCAACGAGCAATGACTCTTATACAGCAAGCTTTTTAGCCCTCTTGTCACCCTGTGAGTTTAGCTTCTAATACACATTAAGCGTCCGTCTCTTAATCCGGTTCGTAGGTTGAAGCCACGTACAATTCCTTCAATTGCTTATCGCCCACTGAGGCTGGCGCATCGGTTAGCAGGGAACGGGCTTGTTGGGTTTTCGGGAAAGCAATCACATCCCGAATTGATTCTTCTTGGGCGATTAACATCACGAGGCGATCTAATCCGTAGGCAATTCCGCCGTGGGGTGGGGTTCCATATTCAAAGGCTTCAAGGAGAAATCCAAATTGACGGCGCGCTTCTTCCATCGATAAACCAATCGCCTCAAAGACCTTTTCCTGGATGTCTCGCTGGTGAATGCGGATGCTTCCGCCTCCTACTTCAATTCCGTTGTAAATCAAGTCGTAGGCTTGGGAACGGGCAGTGGAGAGATCCTCGATATCTTCGAGGTTTGGTGCGGTGAAGGGATGATGCAGGGCTTCAAGGCGCTTTTCATCGGCGTTCCACTCGAATAAGGGGAAATCTGTAACCCACAATAAATTAATTTTAGAGTCGTCAATGAGTCCCAATTGTTGACCGATGACTTGACGCAAGCGGTCGAGGGATTTATTCACTGTTGCGGTATCTCCTGCGCCGAAAAGGAGGAGATGACCGGGTTGCGCGCCGGTTTTTTCGAGGAGTTGCTGTTTTTGTTCTGGGGTGAGGTTATCTTTAATTGCGCCGATGGTATCAATTTCGCCGCCGTCACGCACGCGAATGTAAGCGATGCCTTTTGCGCCTGCAATAGTGGCTTCTTTGAAGAGGTCGCCACCGGGTTTGATGCGGACGTTGGAGATGGTGTCATTTCCTTGGGGAATGGGGAGAACTTTGATCGATCCCCCTTGTTTGACGGCGCTGGAGAAGACTTTAAAGCCGCTACTGCCTAAGATATCCGAGACTTCGACTAATTCTAGTCCGAAGCGGGTATCGGGTCGATCGGTGCCGTATTTTGCCATTGCTTCGGCGTAGGTGAGACGGGGGAAGGGATGGGGAAGTTCGATCCCTTTGACGGCTTGGAAGATATGGCAAATTAAGTTTTCGTTGAGTTCTAGAATTTCTTCCTGGGACATGAAGCTCATTTCCATGTCGAGTTGGGTGAATTCTGGCTGTCTGTCGGCGCGTAGGTCTTCATCCCGGAAGCAACGTGCAATTTGATAGTAGCGGTCGAAACCGGAAACCATCAAGAGTTGTTTGAAGAGTTGTGGGGATTGGGGTAAGGCGTACCATTCACCGGGATTGACGCGGGAGGGAACGAGGTAGTCTCGCGCGCCTTCTGGGGTGGAACGGGTGAGAATGGGGGTTTCGATTTCTGTGAAGTTGTAGCGATCTTCGAGGAAGCGGCGGATGGCTTTGATGACGTTGTGGCGCAGTTGTAGGTTTTGGGTCATACGATCGCGCCGCAGGTCTAAATACCGATATTTGAGGCGCAATTCTTCTTTGACAGATTCTTCTTCTGTGGTGGCGACTTGAAAGGGAAGTTGTTTGCTGACGCTGTTGAGAAGTTCGATGGTTTCGGCGTAAATTTCGATCTCTCCGGTGGGGAGTTTGGGGTTGAGGGAGTCGGCGGGACGTTCGCTGGCTTTTCCGGTAACGCGCACGACGTATTCATTGCGCAACCCATTGGCAATTTCGTAGGAGTCGGGGGTTCGTTCGGGATCGCTGACAATTTGTACGACTCCCGCGCGATCGCGCAAATCGATGAAAATCACTCCCCCGTGATCGCGACGGCGATCCACCCAACCGCACAGGGTAACGGTTTCGCTAACGTGATGACTTCTGAGTTCGCCGCAGTAGTGAGTTCGCATCATTGCCGATTGAAGCTAAAAAAGGAAAGACTTCCTATCTTAACAAAGGGGAACGTCAATCGTATAGAGTTGCGAGCTTTTCCTCTGCGCGATCGCGCATTAAGAAAGAACCTTATTAGAAGTCAGGGTTTCTTGAGCGGTGCGAACGTCCACAGGCAACCACAGGGTAAAGGTCGAGCCTTGACCCAATTCGCTCTCAACGGTGATTTTTCCCCCCATCATCTGGCAAAATTTTTGCGCGATCGCCAAGCCTAATCCCGCGCCGCCGTACATTCGTTTATCGGATTCGTCCACTTGGGTGAAGGGTTGAAAAATTCGCTCGCGATGCTCTGGGGGAATGCCAATTCCCGTATCCTGCACCTGAAATGAAATTGAAGCGGGGTCTAATTCTTCGTGGCGCGTCATTTTTAGCGCGATCTTTCCTTGAGCGGTGAACTTACAGGCATTATTCAAAATGTTAAGCAGGCTTTGCTGTACCTTATGAAAATCCCCATAGACATTGCCCAGATCGTTAGTCGGATCGAGTTCTAGGGTATTCCCATTTTTTTCGGCGAGGGGTTGCACTGTCGCGATCGCGTCTTGCGCCAACAATAAAACCTCAATTTCTTTGAGATCGAGGTCTTGGTAACCGGCTTCAATCCGGGATACTTTCAAAATATTATTAACCAAGGTCAGCAAATTATTGCCCGCGTTATAGATTTGCTGAATTTCATTACTCCAATCAGAAGCCGAATCTTTTACCATCATTTGCAGGAGCTGACTATAACCGATGATCGCGTTGAGAGGCGTTCGCAACTCGTGGCTCATATTGGAGATAAATTGGCTTTTCGCGCGGTTGGCACTCTCTGCGGCTTCTTTCGCGCCGATCGTTTCTTCAAAGGATCGTTCGAGTTGCTGTTGCGCTTGTTGGAGTTCTTTCAAAGCCTGCATCAACTCTGTGGTGCGCTCTTCGACGCGCTTCTCTAGCTTCTGGGTGAGTTGGTGCAAGGTAACTTGAGTTTTGACTCGCGCTAAAACCTCTTCTGCCTGAAAGGGTTTGGTAATATAGTCCACGCCCCCCACGGCGAAGGCTTGCACTTTATCTAATACGTCGTTGAGCGCGCTAATAAAAATAACTGGAATATGGCGCGTTGTTTCATCTGCTTTTAATTGCTGACAAACTTCGTAGCCGTCCATATCGGGCATTTTAATATCCAGCAGGATCAAGTCTGGCGGATCTGCTTGTGCTGAGGCGATCGCGCGCTGACCGTTTAATGCTTTCCGGACAATATAATCCTGCTGACTCAGCATCGCTGATAAGACGCGCAGGTTGTTTGGAGTATCATCAACTAGCAGAATTTCTCCCTTCTCAGAAACCAAACGCTCTTCAGTCATCTTAAATTAGAAACCTCGACTACAGTATTCTCGCTGATCATACGATTTCTTCCCCGATTCTTGGCTTCGTAAAGCGCGCGATCGGCTGTGGCAATTAAAAGATCTGGCGATATATCTATCGTGGGAATCAAAGTTGTTAGACCCATGCTTAGGGTAACCCGATCGCTCACTTCCGATTGAGGGTGGGCAATTTGACATTCCTCGACGGATTCGCGAATCTGCCGAGCAACATCCATCGCACCCCCCGAATCCGTGTTAGGAAGCAAAATCGCAAATTCTTCTCCGCCATAGCGCGCGACTAAATCTGCCGGACGCTTGACCGCGCGGTCGATCGCGCGCGCGACGATTCGCAAACAATCATCCCCTGCTTGATGACCGTAGGCATCGTTATAGTACTTAAAATAGTCCACATCGCACAAAATCAAGGACATCGGTCGTCTATCTCGTCGCATTCTAAGCCACTCGCGCTCAAAATAGTCATCGAAGCGGCGACGGTTGGCAACCTGGGTCAAACCGTCGAGATTGGCAAGGCGATAAAGCAATTGATTAATCTGTTGAAGTTCTTCATTCGTGCGCTTGAGTGCCAACTCAGCTTGTTCGCGCTTTTCAATCTCATCTTGCAAGCGGTGATTTTGCTCTGTGAGTTGTTGTTTTTGCTGGCGCAGCATAAGTTGATTTTCCACGCGAGCTAGCACTTCTTCGAGCTGAAAGGGCTTCGTAATATAATCCACACCGCCAACGACGAAGGCTTTGACCTTATCCATTGCCTCATCTAAAGCGCTGATGAAAATGACGGGAATTTCATTGATGGGATCTTCTGCTTTCAACTTCTGGCACACCTCATACCCATTCATCTGCGGCATTTTCACATCTAACAGGACTAAATCTGGCGGATCGGCTTTGATTGAGCGCAAAGCACTCGCACCATTCAGTGCCTTGCGAACCACGTATCCTTGCTCTGTCAGCATAGTTGATAGCAAACGCAGATTATTCGGGGTATCATCAACGATGAGGATTTCTCCTCCTGTCGGGGAAGTAGGGGCGCGATTCATTGTTTCTAGAGAAGATTCACAAAATAGTAAAGGAAAAACCTATTAGTAATAGCGATTGTATTCGAGTTGCGAGAGAATAGGGAAGAACGGGAATGGGGAACAGAAGACTTACGAATAGATTTTGCTAGTATTCACAGCCAAAGGTTGGAGTCAATCTTAGAAGAAGTTTTCCAATTATCTTTGGCAGGTTTAGGTCATTTTAATGTATTTTTGTCCGTGAATTCTCTAACGCGAGTCAGTGGTGTTAAATTCACAGATGTGGTTTTTCTTGGGTTATCAATCGCTCTAGTGCTATCTTAAACTACTCTCTCGTGAAAAACCTATGAACGCAGACAAAAAAAATTTTGGATTAGAGGCATTGAATGAAGAATTTAAGGGTCTTGCTGCAAGTTAAAAGTTGAGGTTGAATTGAAGTCCGCAGGCTTGAGTGCCGAATCCAAATCCCTGGGATTTGCCTGGTGTTTCACTATTTTCCTTAGAGAATAGTAAGTTTCAGGAATTTGTACATAAGCTGTAAAATCCGATTGTCTGATTCCTCGATCTCCGCTTGTTTCGCCAGATTAATTCGCTTTGATGACGTTGATTTGGAAAATTCTTCCTGAAATGATTGGGGGGTTTTTGGCAGGGGTTTCTTTGGGTTTGGGAGAGGCTGAGTTGAAATTGCCCGCGATCGCGCAAAACATCGGGCGAGGCAAAGGTAAGCTGCTATGCATTTAAATTGTGACTTAGGGTGACACGGAGAGGTCGGAACGCCTCTGAGGTTTCTACGGCGGTCACAAGCATTTGAGGAAACCTCAAATGTCGCCACCTCCTCTTGCAGCGCGATTGCACAATCTGGAGGACGCGATGCCGGAACCTTTTCCGGCATTTCAGCCGTCCGATAGGAGACCTCAGAGTGCCTCGCGCTGAGGACGCAAGCCGACCTAGGGGAAACGGAGAAACGGTGAGAGATTGACGGCTTTGATACAGAGCGCTCGATACCCAATTTGAATGTGTTTTAGCTTAAACTTAAAATGAAAATTCTGATCTATTCGCCGCTCTTTCATCCCAGTGTCGGCGGGACGGAAACGGTAAATTTAATTTTGGCACGGGAGTTTGTGCGTCAGGGACAGGCGGTTAAAGTGGTTTGTCAGACCCCAGCAACCGGGGATGAGGATTTTCCCTTTGAGGTGATTCGTCGTCCGGATGGGTTGGAGTTGTTGCGATTAACGCGCTGGTGCGATGTGTATTTTCAAGGTTGCGTGAGTTTAAAAGGACTGTGGAATTTGCTTTTAGTTCCCAAACCCTTGGTTGTGACCCATCATACCTGGTACAGCCGTCCGGACGGTCGTTTGGGACTGCAAGATCGTCTAAAGCGGTGGGTGACGCACTGGGCGACGAATGTTTGTATTAGCGACGCGATCGCGCAAAAAATTCCAGCACCCTCTACAATTATCCCTAACCCTTACTGGGACAATGTATTTCGACTCATTCCTAATGTTACGCGCGATCGCGAACTGATTTTTCTCGGACGGTTCGTTTCCGATAAAGGAGCGGATTTATTAATCAAAGCCCTTCATACTCTCAAAAAACAAGAATTAACTCCTCATTTAACTCTTGTGGGTCAAGGTCCCGAAGAAGAAAATTTGCG
Above is a genomic segment from Lusitaniella coriacea LEGE 07157 containing:
- a CDS encoding glycosyltransferase family 4 protein, whose translation is MKILIYSPLFHPSVGGTETVNLILAREFVRQGQAVKVVCQTPATGDEDFPFEVIRRPDGLELLRLTRWCDVYFQGCVSLKGLWNLLLVPKPLVVTHHTWYSRPDGRLGLQDRLKRWVTHWATNVCISDAIAQKIPAPSTIIPNPYWDNVFRLIPNVTRDRELIFLGRFVSDKGADLLIKALHTLKKQELTPHLTLVGQGPEEENLRQQVRDLNLTQQVDFVGIKVGEELAQLLNVHQILVVPSRWQEPFGIVALEGIACGCVAVGSQGGGLQEAIGFCGITFPNGNVRELTTILSNLLTHPQQLLDYQSQAKSHLKRHQKAQVAREYLSVLEAATQ